The segment TGTACTATTTGCTGTCCCTGCAGAGGAAATGATTGAAATTGATTACCGCAACAAATTGCGTGAACAAGGAAAACTGAAATATATGGGCGGCAAGCAACAGCTTATCTATGAAGGTGCTTTCGATGATATCGATATGGCTATGCAAATGCATGTGGAGACTGCCAAAACTCCAGCTGGTGAAATGGGGCTTGGTAGTACCTCCAATGGTTTTGTATCTAAACTGATTGAGTATCACGGCAAGGTGGCTCATGCGGCTCAAGCACCTCATGAAGGTATTAATGCTCTTAATGCTGCTTTAATGGGGGTTATGGGGGTTAACTCCATTCGTGAAACTTTCAAAGAAAGCGATTATTTCAGATTCCATCCAATCATTAATCAAGGAGGTACACTGGTAAACTGTGTGCCTGATTATGTTCAAGTTGAAAGTTATGTGCGTGCTTCTAATATTGAAGCTATTGTAGATGGCAATCATCGTGTTAACAGAGCATTAAAAGCCGGTGGTGATGCAGTAGGGGCTACATGTATTATCAAGGACCTACCAGGTTATTTACCGATGCGTAATGATGAACGTATGAATGCTCTATTACGTGAAAATTCCAATCCTATCTTTGGTGAAGCCAATGTATACCAAGGTCCACATATTACAGCTAGTACAGATATGGGGGACGTATCTCACTTGATGCCGGTTATCCATCCATGGGTTGGCTGTATCAGTGGTGTACTACACAGCGCAGAATACGAAATCTCTGTACCTGATGTAGCGTACATTAAAACAGCACAAGCCTTGGCTATGACCATTGTAGACTTACTATACGATGATGCAGCAGGCGCTAAAGATGTATTAGACAACTTTACACCAGCATTAAACAAACAAAGCTATATTGAACTCTTAGATCGCATTGCTAAGGGGGAATAAAATAAACCACCTACCGAAGATGAATTGATTATCTTTGGTAGGTGGTTTACAATTTATTTATATAACTATAATGATTTATTTAAGTCTATTTCTTATATACTAATGTATATATTAGTATATTTTTATAGGAGATTATGAACGAGAGTCTTGCTTTACTACTAGCTATCTTATATCTAATCTATAGATTTAAGACATATAAAAAAACAAATAAAATAATAGAAGACAGAATAGAAAATGTTCACAAGCCATACTTTAAACGTGTACGAGATGTTTTAGGTTGTTCTGAAGAAGAAGCAGAGAAGGTTGGATTAGCATTAGATAAATATTTAGTACCCTTAGAAAGTAAATTCTATAAAATTGATGATAGTACTTACTCATTTGTTGATGCAGGCGGCCTTAAAGGAACATTTTCAATAGATCAAAACTATAACTTATTGACATTAGTTTATAACGATGTTGATTTACTAGCTTTACATCAGGTTTAAATATCTATAAGTAAAGAAGGCTTATATTATGAAAAAAATAATATTGTATGTAGTAAATATAGTATTATTAAATTCATTTTTTGTTTTTTAGGTGAAAATTAAAATGATTACAATAAAAAAAATATTTTTCTATGCATTTGCATTATTCAACTTAATTTCTCTTATATACAGTATGGGGTATGATTATATGACCGGTGCCGAAATCCATTATGATTTCTATGGAGCATTTTTTGTTTGTTGGTTAATATTCTTTGGCATTTTGAAGGCAATTTTAGGCATATAAATAGTATTAATTTAAAACTTGAGGCTTGGTTAAATGATACAGCTAGCATTTTATGTGATCTTTTTGATTTTATTATTCTCTATTATGGGAAAAATAATATATGACTATATTAAAGGTCATAAGATAGCATATAAATCTTATGGCCTTACTTTTGTATGCTGGCTTATTATTTTTGCTTTATTAAAATTAGTTTTTGAGCTGTAAGCCTTGTAAAAAATATTACAACAGATGAAGAAGTAAAAATGAGGTGTAATAGAATCAATGAAATTAATATATTATTTTGCTACTATATCCTTGTTTTTAGCATTTGCCTATAGTGTAATTCAATATATCCGAAGATCCAATAAGGACATAAATGAAAAATATAGACTGATTAGTTTGGGTATATTTTTATTTGTGCTTTTTACAGATTTAAAGTTCTTAGATACCTTAAATAAAGAATTTAAGTACCTAATTGAGTTTTTATTGTTATCATTTAGTACATACCTGTTTTCACTAATTTTTAAAAATAGTGATAATAAAAGAATTTATTATTTATTTTCTTTATTTACTGTATTACTGTTATTAATGGCTATCTTATTCTCTGTATAGTTTCATATTAAGTAAAATTAAGGTAGAAGATTATACGTACATGATGGGAATCTTATTAAATGAATGTCTATAAACAGAAACGTAATTTCATAAGTCTAATTAGATATAGATTATGGTGTTCTTTATTTATGATAGTTGCATGGACATTAAATGCAATAGATGCTATACCTATTGAGGGGATTGTTGCGATTCCAGAGGCAACACTAGTATGTACTATCTTTATTGTAATGCTTTTGTGGCCTCTCATTAGTCATAGAAAACTTTTTGTTTTACTATATCGAAAATATATCAATAAAGGACACTCTACATTTTATTTCTGTTTATGGTTCTTAGTAGGATGGATAGATAAAATTGTGAAAGAAGATGAACTTAATAGTTCTGCTTTTAGACTTTCATTTGAATCTTATTCACTATATGACTATATGTGGTTAATTATTTATATTCTATTCTTGCTATGGATTATATTCTATGCAGATATGAGTAATTGGCAACGTTTAATAGGTTCTAGTAGTGTGATTCTTTTAATCCTTAAATCCTTATATGTAAAGTAACCGCATTACTGGTACCCATTAATTTATATCTGTGTTGACATTTTTCCCTCTGTATTGCTACAATATTGTGTATAATATATGCGATGAAGCAGAGTAGTAAACCTCTCTAGCGAGTGAGGATGGTGTAAGCTCACATTTGGTTGAAGGCGCTGTAGAGCATTGGCAGGAACGCAGGTATCTGTTAGTAAAGGCCAACATAGAAAAAAGAGGGCGCAAGCCAAATAGGGTGGAACCGCGGGTATACTCGTCCCTGTAACGTTTTTCGTTACAGGGACTTTTTTGTTTGTAACGAAATGGTTGATTTTATGTCGGTTGTGTAAAGTGGAGGCAGCAATGACATTTCAAGAGATTATTTTAAATCTACAAAAATTCTGGAGCGATCAAGGTTGTATCGTTCAAAATCCATATGATATTGAAAAGGGCGCAGGTACAATGAATCCTGCAACATTCTTGCATGCTATTGGTCCTGAACCATGGGCGGTATGTTATGTAGAGCCTTCTCGTCGTCCAGCAGACGGTCGTTATGGTGATAACCCTAACCGTTTGTTCCAACATCATCAATTCCAAGTTATTGTGAAACCATCTCCAGATAATATCCAAGAATTATACTTACAATCCTTGGCAACTCTTAGTATTCATGCGGAAGATCACGATATCCGTTTCGTAGAGGATAACTGGGAATCTCCAACATTGGGCGCTTGGGGCCTTGGTTGGGAAGTATGGCTTGATGGTATGGAAGTAACTCAGTTCACATATTTCCAACAAGTTGGTTCCATCGACTGTAAACCAGTTTCCGTAGAAATTACATACGGTTTAGAACGTTTGGCTATGTACATTCAAGGTGTAGAAAACGTATATGACCTTAAATGGAATGAAAACGTTACATATGGCGACGTTTGGCATGCTAACGAAGTAGAACAATCCGTATATAACTTTGAATTAGCAGATACAGATATGCTCTTCAAATTATTTGATATGTACGAAGCAGAAGCAAAACGCGTTTGCGAAGCGGGCTATGTATTACCAGCTTACGACTATGTATTGAAATGTTCCCACACATTCAACTTACTTGATTCCCGTGGTGCTATTTCTATCAGCGAACGTACTGCTTTCATCGGCCGCGTACGTGCATTAGCTCGTATTTGTGCACAACAATACCTTGCTAAACGCGAAGAATTAGGTTTCCCACTTTTGAAAGGAGATAAATAAGATGGCAAAGGATTTATTATTTGAAATCGGTGCAGAAGAAATTCCTGCCGGCTTTATGCCAAATATCTTAGGTCAATTAAAACAATTGGCTGAAACAAAATTAAATGATGCCCATCTTCCTTTTGAAAGCATCGCAACCTACGGTACACCACGTCGTTTGGCTCTTATTGTGAAAGGTCTTGCTGACGCATCCGCTGAAATCAGCGAACGTCATAAAGGTCCTTCTGCATCCATCGCCTATGATGCTGACGGCAATGCTACAAAAGCAGCTATCGGCTTTGCTCGTGGTAAAGGTCTTGATGTAGCTGATCTCGTTGTAGAAGACGGCTATATTTACGCTGAAACTAAAACGGCAGGCGTACCAGCAAAAGATATTGTTACAGACATGTTGCCACAATTGATATCAGGCCTTAACTTCCCTAAATCCATGCATTGGGGTAATTTAGATGCTAAATTCGTACGTCCTGTACGTTGGCTTGTAGCATTACTTGATGAAGAAGTAATTCCTGTAGAATTTGCTACTGTAAAATCTGGTAATGTAACACGTGGTCATCGCTTCTTAGGGGCTGATGAAATCACTATTAAGAATGCAGCATCCTATGTAGAAACATTAAAAGAAAACTTTGTTATGGTTGATCAAGACGCACGTCGTGAATTGATCTCTAAACAATTACATGATATTGCAGCTTCTAAAAATGCATCCATCGTTTGGGATGATGATTTGTTAGAAGAAATTAACTATCTTGTTGAATGGCCTACAGCATTGTGCGGTGGCTTTGAAGAGTCCTACTTGGCACTTCCTGATGCAGCTATCATTACACCAATGAAAGACCATCAACGTTACTTCCCATTAGTTGGTCAAGATGGTAAATTGTTGCCAATGTTCTTAACAGTTCGTAACGGCTCCGATCATTCCATCGAAGTAGTTCAAGCTGGTAATGAACGCGTATTGCGCGCTCGTCTTGATGATGCTAAATTCTTCTTCAACGAAGACCGCAAGAAACCTCTTATCGATCGTCAAGATGGGTTGACTAAAATCGTATTCCAAGAAGGTCTTGGTAACTTAGCCGATAAAACTGAACGTTTGCTTAAATTGGGCCGTGTATTTGGTGAAGAATGTGGCTTACACGAAGATGCAGCTGTTGTATTAGAACGCGCTACAGAGCTTGCTAAAACTGACCTTACAACTGGTATGGTTACAGAGTTCACAGAATTACAAGGTGTAATGGGTAAAGAGTACGCTTTACTTGATGGTGAGTCCGAAGAAGTGGCAGAAGCTATTTTTGAACAATATTTACCACGCTTTGCAGGCGATGTATTGCCTCAAACAGAAGCAGGTAAAGTATTGTCTATTATTGATAAAGTAGATAACATCGTTGCTACTTTCAGCCGTGGTTTAATTCCTACAGGTTCTCAAGATCCATATGCATTGCGTCGTCAAACAATTGGTATCTTGAACATCTTGCTTGGTAGCGAATGGAATATCAGCTTGCGTCCAATCTTCAAAGCATCTATGGAGTTATTGAATGTAGCTGCTGATAAACAAGAAGAATTGCTTAACCAAGTTGAAGAGTTCTTCACACTTCGTTTGAAAAATATCTTCCTTGATCGCGAAGTTCCTCATCATGTAATCGATTTGTTGTTGTCTAACAATGAATTGTCCGTAGCTGATGCAGAAGGTCTTGTAAATGCATTGTTAGCAAACCGCATCGATGAAAACGTTGAGCTTGTTCAAGCTTATACTCGTATGTACAATCTTGTAAAAGATGTGGAATATACAGGCGTTAATAGCGACTTGTTAAAAGAAGATGCTGAAAAAGCATTGTTTGAAGCCGCTTCTAAAGCATCTGAAGCTAGCCTTGCTGCGTGGGAAGCAAATGATTACACTGCTGTTGTAGCTGTTCCTGCTACTTTAGTTCCAGCTATCAACAAATTCTTTGAAGATGTAATGGTTATGGATAAAGACGAAGCTATTAAAGCTAACCGTCTACAACTTGTTCGCTTAGCGTACAGCGTAATGGCTATTATCGGTGATATTAGTGCATTAAAATAATATATTAGGTAAAAGATAGATAAAACTTTTACAGTAATATATGAAAGAAGAGTTACCATTGGTACCTCTTTTTGCTTTTACGAAGAATATACAAATTTTATGCAGGATTTTTTGAGACCATGGCGAATATCTTATAATATACAAAGTTGTATGAGGAGATAACTGTCATGAATCATGATGAATTATATAAAGCCTTATGTAAGGTTCCAAATGGTAAAGAAAAGTCTCGTGATAAAATAATTATAGAATTATATATGCGATCTGAAGGGGCATCTCAAAAACAATTAGTAGATGCTCTTAATATGCGTCCTGCTACAGTATCAGAGCAGACCGATATTCTTATTGAATTAGGGTATGTCACAAAGCACATCGATTATATGGATAAACGGATTTCCGTAGTAGGGCTCACTGAAGAGGGGAAACGATTAGGTAAGTCATTATTACATTCATATGACCAATTTCTTAATGTACTATTTTCTGATTTTTCTGATGATGAAAAAGATGATTTATACCGCTTGTTAGGTAAGTTAAAGCGCCCAATCTTAAGTAAATAATTAGTTTCTCAAAATTATATAGAAAATACTTGCGAACAGTACGTGATTTATGATACTATATTGCTGTTAATTTGAGACAGTCCGCTGCCTATAAGGTGTAGGTATTGAATGTCTGCAAACAGGAGGAAACAATGAACATTA is part of the Veillonella nakazawae genome and harbors:
- a CDS encoding amidohydrolase: MSRMTKEEVKERVCKAIVDAQPRLRELAESIMAEPELGFKEVKTSKKVQAMFDELGISYTTGHALTGVKGRMNGRDSKYTVAMVGELDAILCPRHPRADDLTGAAHCCGHNVQITNMFAVAIGLQAVMDELAGDVVLFAVPAEEMIEIDYRNKLREQGKLKYMGGKQQLIYEGAFDDIDMAMQMHVETAKTPAGEMGLGSTSNGFVSKLIEYHGKVAHAAQAPHEGINALNAALMGVMGVNSIRETFKESDYFRFHPIINQGGTLVNCVPDYVQVESYVRASNIEAIVDGNHRVNRALKAGGDAVGATCIIKDLPGYLPMRNDERMNALLRENSNPIFGEANVYQGPHITASTDMGDVSHLMPVIHPWVGCISGVLHSAEYEISVPDVAYIKTAQALAMTIVDLLYDDAAGAKDVLDNFTPALNKQSYIELLDRIAKGE
- the glyQ gene encoding glycine--tRNA ligase subunit alpha; this translates as MTFQEIILNLQKFWSDQGCIVQNPYDIEKGAGTMNPATFLHAIGPEPWAVCYVEPSRRPADGRYGDNPNRLFQHHQFQVIVKPSPDNIQELYLQSLATLSIHAEDHDIRFVEDNWESPTLGAWGLGWEVWLDGMEVTQFTYFQQVGSIDCKPVSVEITYGLERLAMYIQGVENVYDLKWNENVTYGDVWHANEVEQSVYNFELADTDMLFKLFDMYEAEAKRVCEAGYVLPAYDYVLKCSHTFNLLDSRGAISISERTAFIGRVRALARICAQQYLAKREELGFPLLKGDK
- the glyS gene encoding glycine--tRNA ligase subunit beta → MAKDLLFEIGAEEIPAGFMPNILGQLKQLAETKLNDAHLPFESIATYGTPRRLALIVKGLADASAEISERHKGPSASIAYDADGNATKAAIGFARGKGLDVADLVVEDGYIYAETKTAGVPAKDIVTDMLPQLISGLNFPKSMHWGNLDAKFVRPVRWLVALLDEEVIPVEFATVKSGNVTRGHRFLGADEITIKNAASYVETLKENFVMVDQDARRELISKQLHDIAASKNASIVWDDDLLEEINYLVEWPTALCGGFEESYLALPDAAIITPMKDHQRYFPLVGQDGKLLPMFLTVRNGSDHSIEVVQAGNERVLRARLDDAKFFFNEDRKKPLIDRQDGLTKIVFQEGLGNLADKTERLLKLGRVFGEECGLHEDAAVVLERATELAKTDLTTGMVTEFTELQGVMGKEYALLDGESEEVAEAIFEQYLPRFAGDVLPQTEAGKVLSIIDKVDNIVATFSRGLIPTGSQDPYALRRQTIGILNILLGSEWNISLRPIFKASMELLNVAADKQEELLNQVEEFFTLRLKNIFLDREVPHHVIDLLLSNNELSVADAEGLVNALLANRIDENVELVQAYTRMYNLVKDVEYTGVNSDLLKEDAEKALFEAASKASEASLAAWEANDYTAVVAVPATLVPAINKFFEDVMVMDKDEAIKANRLQLVRLAYSVMAIIGDISALK
- a CDS encoding MarR family winged helix-turn-helix transcriptional regulator, which encodes MNHDELYKALCKVPNGKEKSRDKIIIELYMRSEGASQKQLVDALNMRPATVSEQTDILIELGYVTKHIDYMDKRISVVGLTEEGKRLGKSLLHSYDQFLNVLFSDFSDDEKDDLYRLLGKLKRPILSK